A window of Ketobacter sp. MCCC 1A13808 contains these coding sequences:
- a CDS encoding 2Fe-2S iron-sulfur cluster-binding protein, translated as MGRISKTLNQTLPPWVLQRLNRALQPMGVAVPSVRPDRQSTILDNCYKAEVVRIHHETPRAITIEFELLEGYRLNFKAGQFVTLTLPMGATFFQRCYSFSSATHENNYTITVQRIFQGRVSSYLKSSLGVGDQFYIDDPAGDFVLPAVHPENQRYVFIAAGAGIVPVYSLIKELLGKNPDAEIQLLYAIRSREQAIFARQLARLEAEHVGLTVLFQYTRKEGDGHDPFRRLDGEKILSRVSDSASALFYLCGPYGLVKKCSEAFARAGIPASRIKIENFNSAPDSLLSQQLRPRALTFLPSRLLRKMVQVRQRKVDTILESAHRAGVAIPQKCTVGNCQTCKVRVKSGSVLMDEPNSLSIEDARQGYILSCVSYPCDSVVVKLSGN; from the coding sequence GTGGGCAGAATTTCTAAAACTCTCAATCAAACTTTACCACCCTGGGTATTGCAGCGCTTGAATCGCGCTTTGCAACCGATGGGGGTGGCCGTGCCGTCCGTCCGTCCGGATCGCCAATCGACTATCCTGGATAATTGCTATAAAGCAGAAGTTGTTCGTATTCATCACGAAACCCCCCGTGCTATCACCATTGAATTTGAGTTGTTGGAAGGATACCGGCTTAACTTTAAAGCAGGGCAGTTTGTAACATTGACGTTGCCGATGGGGGCGACTTTCTTTCAGCGCTGTTATTCGTTTTCCAGCGCCACTCACGAAAATAACTATACCATCACCGTGCAGAGAATTTTCCAGGGGCGTGTTTCCTCTTATCTCAAATCGTCATTGGGGGTGGGAGACCAATTTTATATTGATGATCCCGCTGGTGATTTCGTTTTGCCCGCTGTCCATCCGGAGAATCAGCGCTACGTGTTTATCGCTGCGGGAGCCGGCATAGTCCCTGTTTATTCCCTGATAAAAGAATTGCTAGGGAAAAATCCGGATGCCGAGATTCAGTTGCTATACGCAATCCGTTCCCGTGAGCAAGCGATATTCGCGCGGCAACTTGCACGTCTTGAGGCAGAGCACGTGGGACTGACAGTGCTGTTTCAGTATACTCGTAAGGAGGGGGATGGCCATGATCCGTTCAGGCGCCTGGACGGCGAAAAAATTCTGTCCAGAGTATCGGATTCCGCCAGTGCGTTATTTTATTTATGCGGTCCTTATGGCCTGGTAAAAAAGTGTTCAGAAGCCTTCGCTCGAGCCGGTATCCCGGCATCCAGAATAAAAATTGAAAACTTTAATTCAGCTCCGGATTCACTGTTGTCACAACAGTTAAGACCGCGGGCGTTGACGTTTCTTCCTTCAAGGCTGCTACGCAAGATGGTGCAAGTGCGCCAACGAAAGGTGGATACCATTCTGGAAAGTGCGCACAGGGCTGGAGTGGCAATTCCTCAAAAGTGCACTGTGGGTAACTGTCAGACCTGTAAGGTGAGGGTGAAATCCGGCTCGGTATTAATGGATGAGCCTAATTCGCTGTCCATTGAGGATGCTAGGCAAGGCTATATATTGAGTTGTGTTTCCTACCCTTGTGATTCGGTCGTAGTAAAGTTATCCGGCAATTAA
- the prfC gene encoding peptide chain release factor 3: MANADFLNEINKRRTFAIISHPDAGKTTITEKLLLYGNQIQVAGTVKGRGSDRHATSDWMEMEKERGISVTTSVMQFPYKDCTVNLLDTPGHEDFSEDTYRTLTAVDSALMVIDGAKGVEPRTIKLMEVCRLRDTPILSFVNKMDRDIRDPIDLLDEVESILNINCAPVTWPIGMGKLFKGVYNIYQDTTYLYHSGQGHTIQSVRPIKGLNNPELDEAVGNLADDLREELELVKGASHEFELDAFLQGKLTPVFFGTALGNFGVDHLLDGLVQWAPKPQGRETDIRQVEVDDDRFSGFVFKIQANMDPKHRDRIAFMRICSGHYEKGMKMRHVRLGKEVRISDAMTFRAGEREHLDTAWPGDIIGLHNHGTIQIGDTFSSGEDMNFQGIPHFAPELFRRVQLRDPLKSKQLQKGIKQLSEEGATQVFMPLRNNDIVVGAVGVLQFDVVAYRLKDEYKVECSYDNVSVSTARWVYCDDARMLEDFKKKCHDNLAIDGGGYLTYLAPTRVNLELTQERWPDIRFQETREH; the protein is encoded by the coding sequence ATGGCAAACGCCGATTTTCTTAATGAAATCAATAAGCGAAGAACATTCGCTATCATCTCGCACCCGGATGCTGGTAAAACCACAATAACTGAGAAGTTGCTGCTGTACGGAAACCAAATTCAGGTGGCGGGAACGGTTAAAGGACGTGGTTCAGACCGTCATGCTACCTCCGATTGGATGGAAATGGAAAAGGAAAGGGGCATTTCGGTGACCACCTCGGTAATGCAGTTCCCTTATAAAGATTGCACGGTGAACCTGCTGGATACTCCAGGCCACGAAGATTTCTCGGAAGATACCTACCGGACCCTGACTGCAGTCGATTCCGCGTTGATGGTTATAGATGGAGCCAAGGGGGTTGAACCACGGACGATTAAACTGATGGAAGTTTGTCGTTTGAGAGACACCCCGATTTTGTCCTTTGTGAACAAAATGGATCGGGATATACGGGATCCGATTGATCTGCTGGACGAAGTGGAAAGCATTTTGAATATCAACTGTGCCCCGGTGACCTGGCCGATTGGGATGGGCAAACTGTTCAAAGGTGTGTACAACATATATCAAGATACCACCTATCTCTACCACAGCGGGCAGGGACATACGATTCAGAGTGTGCGGCCGATAAAAGGACTGAACAATCCTGAGCTGGATGAAGCCGTGGGCAACTTGGCAGACGATCTGCGAGAAGAGCTTGAACTGGTGAAAGGGGCCAGCCACGAATTCGAACTTGACGCCTTTCTGCAGGGCAAACTAACCCCGGTATTTTTCGGGACCGCATTGGGCAACTTTGGTGTCGATCATCTATTGGACGGGTTGGTACAGTGGGCACCGAAACCTCAGGGTAGGGAAACCGATATTCGCCAGGTGGAGGTAGATGACGATCGTTTTAGTGGCTTCGTGTTTAAGATTCAGGCTAACATGGATCCGAAACACCGGGATCGTATCGCCTTTATGCGGATTTGCTCCGGGCATTACGAAAAAGGCATGAAAATGCGCCATGTACGACTTGGAAAAGAGGTCAGAATCTCGGATGCTATGACGTTCAGGGCCGGAGAGCGGGAGCACCTCGATACGGCTTGGCCTGGCGATATCATTGGTTTGCATAATCACGGCACAATACAAATCGGCGACACATTTAGTAGTGGCGAAGATATGAATTTTCAGGGTATACCGCACTTTGCACCGGAGCTGTTCCGGCGGGTGCAATTGCGGGATCCATTGAAAAGTAAGCAGCTGCAAAAGGGGATCAAGCAATTGTCAGAAGAAGGCGCAACTCAGGTATTTATGCCACTGCGTAATAATGACATTGTTGTGGGCGCGGTTGGAGTGTTGCAATTCGATGTGGTGGCCTACCGTCTCAAGGATGAATATAAGGTAGAGTGCTCCTACGACAATGTCAGCGTCAGCACTGCCCGTTGGGTATACTGCGACGATGCGCGAATGTTGGAGGACTTTAAGAAGAAATGTCACGATAATCTGGCGATTGACGGCGGAGGATACCTTACCTACCTGGCGCCGACGCGAGTTAATCTGGAGCTGACCCAGGAACGCTGGCCCGACATTCGTTTTCAGGAAACCCGCGAGCACTGA
- a CDS encoding nucleotidyl transferase AbiEii/AbiGii toxin family protein, translating to MDRNSIYYKQVQLLMQVLPFVAKQECFALRGGTAINLFVREFPRLSVDIDLVYLPMKGRDEALQEICDALDVISAELKAAFKDIELTEAYKSKRDALRLIVARNGVQIKVELSPVLRGTVYEPKLMEVRAAVEDEFGYVEVPVVALADLYAGKICAALDRQHPRDLFDVKWLLENEGLTDEIRKALLVYLSSHNRPMAELLKPQFKDISAIYAGEFANMAETDVPLEELEAVRERLVALIHQGLTENEKAFLLSFKNREPDWPLLELSGVSELPAIKWKQINLAKMPDEKHKQALEKLKEVLGV from the coding sequence ATGGATAGAAACAGCATTTACTACAAGCAAGTGCAGCTTTTGATGCAGGTTTTGCCTTTTGTCGCTAAACAGGAATGTTTTGCGCTTAGAGGTGGTACGGCAATTAATCTCTTTGTCAGAGAATTTCCGCGCTTGTCGGTTGATATTGATCTGGTGTATCTGCCAATGAAAGGCCGTGATGAAGCCTTGCAGGAAATTTGTGATGCACTCGATGTTATCAGTGCTGAATTAAAAGCAGCGTTTAAAGACATAGAGCTGACCGAAGCCTATAAGTCGAAGCGCGATGCACTGAGGCTGATCGTTGCCCGCAACGGTGTGCAGATCAAGGTGGAATTATCACCTGTATTACGCGGCACGGTTTATGAGCCGAAGCTCATGGAGGTGCGCGCTGCTGTAGAAGATGAATTCGGTTATGTTGAAGTTCCTGTCGTCGCTTTGGCGGATCTATATGCTGGTAAAATATGTGCAGCATTGGATAGGCAGCATCCACGAGACTTATTTGATGTTAAGTGGCTTTTGGAAAATGAAGGGCTGACTGACGAGATTCGCAAAGCTTTGCTGGTGTATCTCTCAAGCCACAATAGGCCTATGGCCGAACTGCTAAAGCCCCAATTTAAGGATATTTCGGCCATCTACGCAGGTGAATTTGCCAACATGGCCGAGACAGATGTTCCCTTGGAAGAGCTGGAAGCAGTTAGGGAGCGATTGGTAGCGCTTATTCATCAAGGGCTAACCGAAAATGAAAAAGCGTTTTTACTGTCGTTTAAAAACCGTGAGCCAGACTGGCCGCTGCTCGAGTTGAGCGGAGTTAGTGAGCTTCCGGCCATTAAGTGGAAACAAATTAATCTGGCTAAAATGCCAGATGAAAAACATAAACAGGCGCTAGAAAAGCTGAAAGAAGTACTGGGCGTATGA
- a CDS encoding type IV toxin-antitoxin system AbiEi family antitoxin, translating to MDKGTTLQEDVAKGAYKQSLKTLLPYGMLATKKWLAEQGLSAHALDNAVKTDTLLLLATGVYSQYSRSVSWEGVVASMQRMERRDGEQLPPVVVGGLSALSLSGLSQYLSLGNTPHIHLYAAGKLPTWLARLSLPVEFKGHSTSKLWPESLSKDKAFVKEYEWEAELPPVYFSCPEKAILEVLMDLPESVSFEHADELMQGLVNLSPRKLDTLLTTCKSVKAKRLFFWLAKRQSYSWFSKLQVKDYDLGSGKRVVAKGGKLDAEYLITVPSHMASVSEV from the coding sequence TTGGATAAGGGCACTACTTTACAGGAAGACGTAGCGAAAGGTGCTTATAAACAGTCACTTAAGACGCTTTTGCCCTATGGCATGCTGGCTACCAAAAAGTGGTTGGCAGAGCAGGGCTTAAGTGCCCATGCACTGGATAATGCGGTCAAAACTGACACGCTATTGCTATTAGCTACAGGTGTTTATAGCCAGTATTCACGCTCGGTGAGTTGGGAGGGTGTAGTAGCTTCTATGCAGCGTATGGAAAGACGGGACGGCGAACAACTACCGCCTGTGGTGGTCGGTGGGCTGTCTGCTCTCTCCTTATCGGGTTTGTCACAGTATTTATCATTGGGTAATACGCCACATATCCACTTATATGCGGCGGGAAAGTTGCCGACATGGCTGGCACGACTATCGTTGCCCGTTGAGTTTAAAGGGCATAGTACAAGTAAACTATGGCCTGAAAGCTTATCTAAGGATAAAGCTTTTGTTAAAGAGTATGAGTGGGAAGCGGAATTGCCACCTGTGTATTTTTCATGCCCAGAGAAAGCCATACTGGAAGTGTTGATGGACTTGCCGGAAAGCGTGTCATTTGAGCACGCTGATGAACTTATGCAAGGTCTGGTGAATTTGTCACCCAGAAAGCTTGATACGCTTTTAACCACATGCAAAAGCGTAAAGGCCAAACGCTTGTTCTTCTGGCTTGCGAAGCGCCAATCTTACTCTTGGTTTAGCAAGTTGCAGGTAAAGGATTACGATTTGGGCTCAGGAAAGCGTGTTGTTGCTAAAGGCGGGAAGTTGGATGCTGAGTATCTAATAACCGTGCCGTCGCATATGGCATCGGTGAGTGAAGTGTAA
- a CDS encoding antirestriction protein ArdA gives MSEEIRIYVADLAAYNNGILHGVWIDATQDIDDIQEQINDMLASSPEQDAEEYAIHDYEGFAGYSISEYESIQRAHEVACFLEEHGEIAGDLLSHFGDCIEDAQKAIEENYCGCYASLADYAEELTEETTQIPEHLALYIDYEKMGRDMELGGDVFTIETGYQEVHIFWNH, from the coding sequence ATGAGCGAAGAAATTAGAATTTATGTTGCAGATTTAGCCGCATACAACAACGGCATATTGCATGGTGTCTGGATTGATGCCACGCAAGACATCGACGACATTCAAGAGCAAATTAACGACATGCTAGCCAGTAGCCCAGAACAGGACGCCGAAGAATACGCCATTCATGACTATGAAGGCTTTGCAGGTTATTCAATATCTGAATACGAAAGCATTCAACGTGCGCATGAAGTTGCATGTTTTCTTGAGGAGCACGGTGAGATTGCAGGCGATTTATTATCACACTTTGGAGATTGCATCGAAGATGCACAAAAAGCCATCGAAGAAAATTATTGTGGCTGTTACGCCTCACTTGCAGATTATGCCGAAGAGCTAACTGAGGAAACTACACAGATCCCTGAGCATTTAGCCTTATATATTGACTATGAAAAAATGGGGCGTGATATGGAGCTTGGCGGTGATGTATTCACCATCGAAACAGGCTATCAGGAAGTGCATATTTTCTGGAATCATTAA
- a CDS encoding tyrosine-type recombinase/integrase: MALTETWLKANYKKLRDKALEKTDRDGLSVRLSPKGKITYTLRYQHAGKAGRVDLGSYPLMSLKEARTETQRLKKQLEQGHNPKVVRLLEKQAIIAAESLSGLFELWYEAYCIQNKKGHVEIKRSFEIHVFSKLGKLPAEKVTLHAWLDILEGLAKTKPAIGERILENAKQLYKFAMKRKLVPANPLADIYAKEDLQIQKRSTDRVLDDEEIKMLWLAVNNSRITPKNKLFVKLCLIYGCRNGELRQAEKQHFDFKAGIWTMLVV; this comes from the coding sequence GTGGCACTGACTGAAACATGGCTAAAAGCCAACTACAAGAAGCTGAGAGATAAAGCCTTAGAGAAAACTGACCGTGACGGTCTAAGCGTTAGGCTTTCTCCGAAGGGAAAAATTACCTACACGTTGCGTTACCAGCATGCAGGCAAAGCTGGACGGGTAGATTTAGGTTCATACCCTTTAATGAGCCTAAAGGAAGCGAGAACAGAAACGCAACGCCTCAAAAAGCAACTAGAGCAGGGACACAACCCTAAAGTGGTACGTTTGCTTGAGAAGCAGGCTATTATCGCCGCTGAATCGCTCTCAGGGCTTTTTGAGTTGTGGTATGAGGCTTACTGCATCCAAAACAAGAAAGGCCATGTGGAAATCAAACGTAGCTTTGAAATTCATGTGTTTTCAAAGCTAGGTAAGCTTCCCGCTGAGAAAGTCACCTTGCATGCATGGCTGGACATTCTCGAAGGACTGGCAAAAACCAAACCTGCTATCGGCGAGCGCATACTGGAAAACGCCAAGCAGCTCTATAAATTCGCCATGAAGCGTAAGCTTGTGCCTGCTAATCCGCTAGCGGATATCTACGCCAAAGAAGACCTACAGATCCAGAAGCGTTCAACAGACCGCGTTCTGGATGATGAAGAAATCAAAATGCTTTGGCTGGCGGTCAATAACTCCCGCATCACGCCAAAGAATAAGCTGTTCGTAAAACTTTGCCTGATATACGGCTGCCGTAATGGCGAGCTGCGGCAGGCAGAAAAACAGCATTTCGATTTTAAAGCAGGTATCTGGACAATGCTGGTGGTTTGA
- a CDS encoding nucleotidyl transferase AbiEii/AbiGii toxin family protein, translating to MDEAYKKQVGLLLDVLPEVAKEECFAMHGGTAINLFVRDMPRLQLIETAKASWSEEDKAFLLSLNRLAPGWSNYDYQRFPSVNWKLRNLEKFKNDNPEAYQQQLQGLESVLEQ from the coding sequence ATGGATGAAGCCTATAAAAAGCAGGTTGGGCTTCTTTTGGATGTGCTGCCCGAAGTCGCCAAAGAAGAATGCTTTGCCATGCATGGCGGTACGGCGATCAATCTCTTTGTACGGGATATGCCAAGGCTTCAGCTCATCGAAACCGCAAAAGCCAGTTGGAGCGAAGAGGATAAGGCGTTCTTGTTGAGCTTAAATCGCCTTGCGCCAGGCTGGTCGAATTACGACTATCAGCGCTTTCCATCGGTGAATTGGAAGCTTCGAAACTTGGAGAAATTCAAGAACGACAATCCAGAGGCTTATCAGCAGCAATTGCAGGGGCTGGAAAGCGTTCTGGAGCAGTAA
- a CDS encoding type IV toxin-antitoxin system AbiEi family antitoxin has protein sequence MSTENESKLNHLLSTQPLGVVLSSAWLADQGYSLDLQKRYKRSQWFDSIGTGALIRHSDQVDYLGGMYALQYQLGLSVHPAAKTALSMQGKSHYLALATKSVQLFGGKNDSLPLWFKKRDWGVSVNCKLTSFLAPELGLVEIEHKGFKVKVSSPARAVMECLYLAPKSQPLLEVFELMEGLNNLRPASVQTLLEGCTSVKVKRLFLYLADKAGHEWLSYINLEKVDLGSGKRAIVNDGVYVSKYQITVPKELEAVYG, from the coding sequence ATGAGTACCGAAAATGAGTCAAAATTAAACCATTTGCTCAGCACTCAGCCTTTGGGTGTCGTGCTTTCTTCGGCTTGGCTTGCTGATCAAGGTTACAGCCTTGATTTGCAGAAACGCTATAAGCGTAGCCAGTGGTTTGATTCTATCGGTACAGGAGCGCTGATACGTCATAGCGATCAAGTGGACTATCTGGGAGGCATGTATGCTTTGCAATACCAGTTAGGACTATCTGTGCATCCAGCTGCTAAAACCGCGCTATCCATGCAGGGCAAATCGCATTATTTGGCGTTGGCGACTAAATCAGTCCAGCTCTTTGGTGGTAAGAATGACAGTTTGCCCCTTTGGTTTAAGAAGCGGGATTGGGGTGTCAGTGTGAACTGTAAACTGACTTCGTTTTTAGCGCCTGAACTTGGATTGGTAGAAATAGAGCATAAGGGCTTTAAGGTAAAAGTATCCAGCCCCGCACGAGCGGTCATGGAGTGCCTTTATTTGGCGCCAAAGTCTCAACCACTTTTGGAAGTATTTGAGTTAATGGAAGGGCTGAATAATTTGAGGCCAGCCAGTGTTCAAACATTGCTGGAAGGCTGTACTTCCGTGAAGGTAAAACGCCTGTTTTTGTATTTGGCAGATAAGGCAGGCCATGAATGGCTTAGCTATATCAACCTCGAAAAGGTAGATTTGGGCTCAGGAAAACGCGCTATCGTGAACGACGGTGTTTATGTTTCGAAGTACCAGATAACTGTACCCAAAGAGCTGGAGGCTGTTTATGGATGA
- the rimI gene encoding ribosomal protein S18-alanine N-acetyltransferase — protein MQFQLMSFSHLPLVMEIEQQAYPWPWTEGMFVDSLRNGHLCYVALEEGVLVGYAILYVAVGECHILNICVSPRRQNQGLGQKLLEYVLAASVDHGAEKALLEVRPSNVAAVALYQRAGFEQVGVRKDYYPAGSEREDALVFTLPLGRV, from the coding sequence ATGCAATTTCAATTGATGAGTTTTAGTCATCTGCCGCTTGTTATGGAAATAGAACAGCAGGCGTATCCCTGGCCCTGGACGGAAGGAATGTTTGTGGACAGCTTGCGCAACGGGCATCTGTGTTATGTCGCCTTGGAAGAAGGGGTGCTGGTAGGTTACGCGATTCTTTACGTCGCGGTAGGAGAGTGCCATATCCTCAATATATGCGTTAGTCCCCGACGACAAAACCAAGGGCTCGGGCAAAAATTGCTGGAGTATGTATTGGCGGCGAGCGTTGATCACGGGGCCGAGAAGGCATTGCTTGAAGTGCGCCCTAGCAATGTCGCGGCGGTGGCACTTTATCAGCGTGCGGGCTTTGAACAGGTGGGGGTGCGCAAAGACTATTATCCAGCGGGCTCTGAGCGCGAGGATGCTTTGGTTTTCACGCTGCCTTTGGGGCGTGTTTAG
- a CDS encoding 2-isopropylmalate synthase yields the protein MSKDRLVVFDTTLRDGEQSPGASMTLEEKVRIGKVLERMQVDVIEAGFAIASQGDFESVKAVADTIQESRVCSLARAVDADIERAAEALKNANAGRIHTFIATSPIHMEYKLRMTPEQVIEQTIKAVKKARNLCEDVEFSCEDAGRSDVDFLCRVIEAAIDAGANTINIPDTVGYAVPLQFGEMIRQLLERVPNADKAVFSVHCHNDLGLAVANSLSAVAQGARQVECTINGLGERAGNASLEEIVMAVQTRPDFFDVVTNINTREIAPASRLVSSITGFPVQPNKAIVGANAFAHESGIHQDGVIKFRETYEIMKAEDVGWNANRMVLGKHSGRNAFRARLDELGIVLKSEMELNETFQRFKDLADKKHEIFDEDIQALISDILTASENEQYALVSLSVCSQTGEVPTSQIVLSVAGKEQHGESEGAGPVDATFRAIEQIASSGAQLELYNVSAITSGTDSQGEVTVRLEKGGRIVNGHGADIDIVAASAKAYLNALNHLSADSKKAHPQKGGV from the coding sequence ATGAGTAAAGACAGGCTAGTCGTATTTGATACCACCTTGCGGGATGGAGAACAAAGCCCCGGCGCGTCCATGACACTGGAAGAAAAGGTCCGTATCGGCAAAGTACTGGAACGGATGCAGGTGGATGTCATTGAAGCGGGTTTCGCTATCGCCAGCCAGGGCGACTTTGAGTCTGTAAAAGCAGTAGCAGATACCATACAAGAAAGCCGGGTTTGCTCTTTGGCCAGAGCGGTTGATGCGGATATCGAGCGCGCTGCGGAAGCATTGAAAAATGCCAATGCGGGCCGTATACATACCTTTATCGCCACGTCTCCGATCCATATGGAATATAAATTACGGATGACTCCGGAGCAGGTCATCGAGCAAACCATCAAAGCCGTAAAAAAGGCGCGCAATCTGTGTGAAGACGTTGAGTTTTCCTGTGAAGATGCTGGGCGCTCGGATGTGGATTTTTTGTGTCGGGTTATTGAGGCTGCGATTGATGCGGGGGCCAACACGATCAATATCCCTGACACAGTGGGTTATGCCGTGCCACTGCAGTTCGGTGAAATGATTCGGCAGTTGCTGGAGAGAGTGCCGAATGCAGATAAGGCGGTGTTCTCAGTTCATTGTCACAATGATTTGGGTCTGGCCGTTGCGAATTCACTGTCAGCGGTTGCGCAGGGCGCTCGCCAAGTGGAATGTACGATTAACGGCTTGGGTGAGCGGGCGGGAAATGCGTCGCTAGAGGAAATTGTAATGGCGGTTCAAACCCGTCCGGATTTTTTCGATGTCGTCACCAATATTAATACTCGGGAAATAGCACCGGCTTCACGTTTGGTTTCATCAATCACCGGCTTTCCGGTTCAGCCCAATAAAGCCATTGTCGGCGCCAATGCGTTTGCGCATGAATCGGGAATTCACCAAGACGGTGTTATAAAGTTCCGTGAAACTTACGAAATTATGAAAGCTGAAGATGTCGGCTGGAATGCAAACCGGATGGTGTTGGGTAAACATTCAGGCAGGAATGCGTTCCGGGCGCGGCTCGATGAATTGGGTATTGTGCTGAAATCGGAAATGGAACTGAATGAAACGTTTCAGCGTTTCAAAGACCTGGCAGATAAAAAGCATGAAATTTTTGATGAGGATATTCAGGCGCTTATCAGTGATATCCTCACAGCCAGTGAAAACGAGCAATATGCACTGGTATCGCTCAGTGTCTGTTCTCAAACCGGCGAAGTGCCGACCTCTCAAATTGTATTGAGTGTCGCCGGCAAAGAGCAGCACGGGGAAAGCGAAGGAGCCGGGCCGGTGGATGCCACCTTCAGAGCGATTGAGCAGATTGCATCGAGCGGCGCCCAGTTAGAACTTTACAATGTTAGTGCGATCACCAGCGGCACGGATTCTCAGGGTGAGGTGACGGTCAGGCTGGAAAAAGGCGGGCGCATTGTCAACGGTCATGGAGCGGATATCGATATTGTAGCGGCATCCGCAAAAGCGTATCTGAATGCATTGAATCACCTTAGCGCGGATTCGAAGAAAGCGCACCCCCAGAAGGGAGGCGTGTAA